A genome region from Nocardia sp. NBC_01730 includes the following:
- a CDS encoding IS3 family transposase (programmed frameshift), whose translation MAGRKRHSAEDIVRKLRRADELAAAGQTGEQIAADLGVSAATLYNWRRQYGGVDTDAAKELKELREQNARLKRLLADAELEKDALREIARGKFLGPASKRRAVDMLKQVMGMSERFACKVVGLHRSTYRQLPAAQTPADPDVGLRVWLRSYATKHQGHGFRRAWAALRFDEGSQVNKKRVHRLWREEGLQVRAHSPRKRAGCSTTPLVDADAPKVVWALDFQFDSTTDGRAVKIASMIDEHTRESLLHLVERSITAERLVAELQEVFTARAGPPKVLRMDNGPEMISHALQQFCADRVGIVYIPPGTPWNNGHIESFNRRLRSECLNRNHWTSLLEARVVIGDFKDEHNRRHRHSALGYLTPAEYAARCSHTHHPVACSIN comes from the exons ATGGCAGGACGTAAGCGGCATTCCGCGGAGGACATCGTGCGGAAGCTGCGCCGTGCCGACGAGCTCGCTGCCGCTGGGCAGACGGGTGAGCAGATCGCTGCTGATCTGGGAGTGTCGGCGGCGACGTTGTATAACTGGCGCCGCCAGTACGGCGGGGTGGACACCGATGCCGCGAAGGAGCTCAAGGAACTGCGTGAGCAGAACGCGAGGTTGAAGCGGCTGCTGGCGGACGCGGAGCTGGAGAAGGACGCGCTGCGGGAGATCGCGAGGGGAAAAT TTTTAGGCCCGGCCAGCAAGCGGCGGGCTGTTGACATGCTCAAACAGGTGATGGGCATGTCGGAACGGTTCGCGTGCAAGGTGGTTGGGCTGCATCGGTCCACGTATCGGCAGCTGCCAGCTGCGCAGACCCCCGCCGATCCGGATGTCGGGTTGCGGGTCTGGCTGCGTTCCTATGCCACGAAACATCAAGGGCACGGGTTCCGGCGTGCGTGGGCGGCGCTGCGGTTCGATGAGGGCTCGCAGGTGAACAAGAAGAGGGTGCACCGGCTCTGGCGGGAGGAAGGCTTGCAGGTGCGGGCGCACTCGCCACGCAAGCGGGCGGGGTGCTCGACTACGCCGCTGGTTGATGCGGATGCACCGAAGGTGGTGTGGGCGTTGGACTTTCAGTTCGACTCCACCACGGATGGGCGCGCGGTGAAGATCGCTTCGATGATCGACGAGCACACCCGTGAATCGCTGCTTCACCTGGTGGAGCGCTCGATCACCGCCGAGCGGCTGGTGGCCGAGTTGCAGGAGGTGTTCACCGCGCGCGCTGGGCCACCGAAGGTGCTGCGTATGGACAACGGTCCTGAAATGATTTCCCATGCGCTGCAACAGTTCTGCGCCGACCGGGTAGGGATCGTCTATATCCCGCCCGGCACGCCGTGGAACAACGGCCATATCGAATCGTTCAACCGGCGGTTACGCAGCGAGTGCCTCAACCGCAACCACTGGACGAGCCTGCTCGAGGCCCGCGTCGTGATCGGCGACTTCAAGGACGAACACAACCGACGGCATCGGCATTCGGCGCTGGGCTATCTGACCCCTGCCGAGTACGCTGCCCGCTGCAGCCACACCCACCACCCCGTGGCCTGCAGCATCAACTGA
- a CDS encoding protein kinase domain-containing protein produces the protein MADTDPLRTQRDVITPVTTELDVAGFEDAVEIGRGGFGVVYRCTQVALDRTVAVKVLTAELDEENQARFLREQRAMGRLTGHPNIVTVLQAGATASGQPYLVMPYHPLDSLDARIREQGRLPAEAVLWVGVKIAGALESAHRRGIVHRDVKPGNILLTDYGEPALTDFGIARITGGFQTAAGTLTGSPAFTAPEVLEGEVPTAAADVYGLGATLFCALTGHAAFERRSGENVVTQFLRITTQPVPDLRDSGIAEVVSAVVASAMSRDPRERPSAAELGEAIRQVQRRLGFQVDEMALHAEPVPEHPDRKPPPRGWRPPSARVVVRGGGGALPLELTSFVDRRTEVSEVKNLLASSRLVTLTGIGGVGKTRLGLRVAATMRGLAERVWLVELADVSDPSLLVDVVAATVGLRDESARPLQEVLVEFLSSRESLLVLDNCEQVVAAVARLVETWLRTCPDLQILVTSREPLDIAGEAVLRVSPLPVPDSDREPSMRGLPKYDAVTLFADRAAAVLPGFVLSQDNKAAVARICARLDGLPLAIELAAARMRMMSPEQILARLTDRYALLTRSSRDAPTRQQTLRWCIDWSHDLCTPVEQRLWARLSVFAGSFELEAAEQICGTDLSPDSPLDALASLVDKSILIRQESDTAVRFRLLETVRDYGRQKLHAAGEYPQLRRRHRDWYQQLVLDAEAEGISDRQPYWIARLERDQPNLRDALEYCLSEDTEDAAEAGLRTATALFVYWTFRGLYGEGRRWIDRVLAHPRAQSIPARIKAIHAGTVMAAVQSDLQSATALLAQGRVLAEQAPTPMSNALVTAADGTLAIFSGEFAHASASLDRAVEVFKSNQEGWLHVSALTLLGVAHELGGDPAKAIEYHRQVLSITETCGESFFRSLVLCYMGIAAWRQGERHRAIELLKNALRVNRRVYSPVVAVLSLEALAWTVDTDNTERAAVLMGTAAELWRSTGTAVGVFPDRLRCHEECVRMARSSLGARGFDTAFRRGQAMAVDAAVAYALEEQLTDTTHAPGPSAALTKRESQVADLIAQGLTNKQIAAKLVISQRTAQGHVEHILTKLGFTSRTQIVAWIAEKPEQ, from the coding sequence GTGGCTGATACCGATCCGCTTCGGACCCAGCGTGATGTGATCACGCCGGTTACGACGGAGCTGGACGTGGCCGGGTTCGAGGACGCCGTGGAGATCGGGCGCGGGGGTTTCGGTGTCGTGTATCGCTGCACGCAGGTCGCGCTGGACCGGACGGTGGCGGTGAAGGTGTTGACCGCCGAGCTGGACGAGGAAAATCAGGCCCGGTTTCTTCGAGAGCAGCGGGCGATGGGCCGGCTGACCGGGCATCCGAACATCGTCACGGTGCTGCAGGCGGGTGCCACCGCGAGCGGCCAGCCCTATCTGGTGATGCCGTACCACCCGTTGGATTCCCTGGATGCCCGGATCCGGGAGCAGGGGCGCCTGCCGGCGGAGGCCGTGTTGTGGGTCGGGGTGAAGATCGCCGGTGCGCTGGAGAGCGCGCATCGCCGTGGCATCGTGCATCGGGATGTGAAGCCGGGAAACATTCTGCTCACCGATTACGGCGAGCCGGCGTTGACCGACTTCGGGATCGCGCGCATCACGGGCGGGTTCCAGACGGCCGCGGGCACCCTGACCGGATCCCCGGCGTTCACGGCACCGGAGGTACTCGAGGGCGAGGTTCCCACCGCGGCCGCGGATGTCTACGGGCTGGGTGCCACCCTGTTCTGCGCCCTGACCGGGCATGCCGCCTTCGAACGGCGCAGCGGGGAGAACGTGGTGACCCAGTTCTTGCGGATCACCACCCAACCGGTGCCGGACCTGCGCGACAGCGGCATCGCCGAAGTCGTGTCCGCGGTGGTGGCATCAGCGATGAGCCGCGACCCCCGCGAACGGCCGTCCGCGGCGGAGCTGGGGGAAGCGATCCGGCAGGTGCAACGCCGCCTCGGCTTCCAGGTCGATGAGATGGCGTTGCATGCCGAACCGGTCCCGGAGCACCCAGACCGGAAGCCACCCCCGCGAGGGTGGCGCCCGCCGTCGGCGCGGGTGGTCGTTCGCGGTGGCGGCGGCGCTCTGCCGTTGGAGTTGACCAGCTTTGTCGATCGCCGCACCGAGGTGTCGGAGGTGAAGAATCTGCTGGCCTCATCACGGTTGGTGACGTTGACCGGCATCGGAGGGGTCGGAAAGACCCGGCTCGGGTTGCGGGTCGCGGCGACGATGCGCGGCTTGGCTGAGCGGGTGTGGTTGGTCGAGTTGGCCGATGTGTCGGACCCGTCGCTGCTGGTCGATGTGGTGGCGGCCACCGTGGGTTTGCGCGACGAGTCAGCGCGACCGTTGCAGGAGGTTCTGGTCGAGTTCCTGTCCTCGCGGGAGTCGCTGCTGGTGTTGGACAACTGCGAGCAGGTGGTGGCGGCCGTAGCGAGGCTGGTCGAGACGTGGTTGCGGACCTGTCCTGATCTGCAGATCCTGGTCACCAGTCGCGAGCCGCTGGATATCGCTGGGGAGGCGGTGCTGCGGGTGTCGCCGCTTCCTGTGCCCGATTCCGACCGCGAGCCCTCCATGCGGGGGCTGCCCAAGTACGACGCGGTGACCTTGTTTGCCGACCGCGCCGCGGCGGTGCTGCCAGGCTTCGTACTGTCGCAGGACAACAAGGCCGCCGTGGCCCGCATCTGCGCCCGGCTGGATGGGTTGCCGCTGGCGATCGAGTTAGCGGCGGCGCGGATGCGGATGATGTCGCCCGAGCAGATTCTGGCGCGGCTCACCGATCGGTACGCGTTGCTGACCCGAAGCAGCCGCGACGCGCCGACGCGGCAGCAGACACTGCGGTGGTGTATCGACTGGAGCCACGATTTGTGCACCCCAGTCGAACAGCGGCTCTGGGCCCGGCTGTCGGTGTTCGCCGGCAGCTTCGAACTCGAAGCCGCCGAACAGATATGCGGTACCGACCTGTCACCGGACAGCCCGCTCGATGCGCTGGCCTCGCTGGTGGACAAGTCGATCCTGATCCGACAGGAATCCGATACAGCCGTGCGGTTCCGGCTACTCGAGACGGTCCGCGACTACGGCAGGCAGAAACTGCACGCGGCCGGCGAATACCCGCAGCTGCGGCGGCGTCACCGTGACTGGTATCAGCAACTCGTGCTGGACGCGGAGGCCGAGGGGATCAGCGACCGGCAGCCCTACTGGATCGCAAGGCTCGAGCGCGACCAGCCGAACCTGCGCGACGCGCTGGAATACTGCCTATCCGAGGACACCGAGGACGCGGCCGAAGCGGGACTGCGCACCGCAACAGCACTATTCGTGTACTGGACCTTCCGAGGCCTGTACGGCGAAGGACGACGCTGGATCGACCGCGTCCTCGCCCACCCTCGAGCACAATCGATACCCGCCCGCATCAAAGCGATTCATGCCGGCACCGTCATGGCGGCGGTCCAGAGCGATCTTCAGTCGGCGACCGCCCTGCTGGCGCAGGGGCGCGTGCTCGCCGAACAGGCTCCGACCCCAATGAGTAACGCGCTCGTCACCGCCGCCGATGGCACCCTGGCGATCTTCAGTGGTGAGTTCGCTCACGCGTCCGCCTCCCTCGACCGTGCCGTCGAGGTTTTCAAGTCGAATCAGGAAGGATGGCTGCATGTTAGTGCTTTGACCTTGCTCGGGGTGGCGCACGAACTAGGCGGTGATCCAGCCAAGGCGATCGAGTATCACCGGCAAGTACTTTCCATCACTGAAACGTGCGGCGAATCGTTCTTCCGGTCTCTCGTGCTGTGCTATATGGGGATTGCCGCATGGCGGCAAGGTGAGCGGCACCGCGCAATCGAGCTGCTGAAGAATGCGCTCCGAGTCAACAGACGGGTATATAGCCCAGTCGTCGCCGTGTTGAGTCTCGAGGCGCTGGCCTGGACCGTCGACACCGATAACACCGAACGCGCGGCCGTTCTGATGGGAACCGCTGCGGAGCTATGGCGCTCGACCGGTACTGCTGTGGGTGTCTTCCCGGACCGATTGCGTTGTCACGAAGAATGTGTCCGGATGGCGCGCTCCAGCCTCGGCGCACGCGGATTCGATACGGCCTTCCGGCGGGGGCAGGCGATGGCGGTGGACGCCGCGGTCGCCTACGCACTCGAAGAGCAACTCACCGACACAACGCACGCGCCGGGCCCGTCCGCGGCATTGACCAAGCGTGAGTCGCAGGTCGCCGACCTCATCGCCCAAGGCCTCACCAACAAGCAGATCGCCGCAAAACTCGTGATATCCCAACGCACCGCCCAAGGCCACGTAGAACACATCCTCACCAAACTCGGATTCACCTCCCGCACCCAGATCGTCGCCTGGATCGCGGAAAAGCCCGAACAATAG
- a CDS encoding fumarylacetoacetate hydrolase family protein: MRFARHRTANGPQLAVLDDAQVLVDLPTDRHLPHLLAEAGLLTDLAEKALHTRTSVTALTAAQLLAPLAPPTIRDFSTFPEHTAGIVKTTDPAAGIPPEFWEIPTFYFSNPYAVVGPYDQVPIPPNCSRFDYELEVAAVVGRAGRDLSVEEARDHIAGFVILNDFSARDVQFHEMRLRLGPAKGKDTATALGSLFVTADELLDRQSGPSYNLRMQVFVNGELLGEDSLDNMAWSFPALAAYASRGTWIRPGDLLGSGTCQGGCLAELWGRHGADFHPPLQPGDEVVTTVELLGETRNRIVAGPKPHDIQPWPRHRILDTDHQSR; the protein is encoded by the coding sequence ATGAGATTCGCCCGGCACCGGACTGCGAACGGTCCGCAGTTGGCCGTCCTCGACGATGCTCAGGTGTTGGTCGACCTACCGACCGACCGACACTTACCGCACCTGCTCGCCGAGGCTGGTCTGTTGACCGATCTGGCTGAAAAGGCCCTGCACACAAGGACTTCGGTGACGGCGCTGACCGCCGCCCAGTTGCTGGCACCGCTGGCACCGCCGACGATCCGGGACTTCTCCACCTTCCCTGAGCACACTGCGGGCATTGTGAAGACGACCGATCCGGCGGCCGGAATCCCGCCGGAGTTCTGGGAGATTCCGACCTTCTACTTCTCCAATCCCTATGCCGTGGTGGGGCCGTACGACCAGGTGCCGATCCCGCCGAACTGCTCGCGATTCGATTACGAGCTCGAAGTAGCCGCAGTGGTCGGCCGCGCTGGACGGGATTTGTCCGTCGAGGAGGCCCGAGACCACATTGCCGGGTTCGTGATCCTCAACGACTTCTCCGCTCGCGACGTGCAGTTCCACGAGATGCGGTTGCGGCTGGGCCCGGCCAAGGGCAAGGACACCGCGACCGCGCTTGGCAGCTTGTTCGTCACCGCCGACGAACTACTCGACCGCCAGTCCGGCCCGTCTTACAACCTGCGCATGCAGGTTTTCGTCAATGGCGAACTACTCGGCGAGGATTCCCTGGACAACATGGCATGGAGCTTCCCGGCGCTGGCGGCCTACGCCTCGCGCGGCACCTGGATCCGACCGGGTGATCTGCTCGGTTCGGGCACCTGCCAGGGCGGCTGTCTCGCCGAACTGTGGGGCCGCCACGGAGCAGATTTCCACCCACCGCTACAGCCCGGCGACGAGGTGGTCACCACAGTCGAATTGTTGGGCGAGACCCGTAACCGCATCGTCGCAGGGCCGAAGCCGCACGACATCCAGCCGTGGCCGCGACACCGGATCCTCGATACCGACCACCAGAGTCGGTAG
- a CDS encoding LysR family transcriptional regulator: MNLARLDLNLLVTLDALLQQRSVTRAADQVGLSQPAVSAQLARLRRHFHDELLTRVGNQYRLTPLAAQLAERVRVALSGVERVFAADPVFDPAAATREFSMVVSDYSIVVLGAQIAALLAAEAPGCRLRLTANTPRQIDMVDQVLVNTDLLLMPHGFLEGLSYRDVYSDEWVCLVSADNDDVGAELTVGQLQTMPWVLTYHGTTASTPAARQMRMLGIEPHVQVVTETFLTVPVLIAGTKRVALFQRLLAETIPQDLGVRSLPCPFAAGPLLEAMWWHPIHDDDPEHRYLRDVVDRAAAGLRT, encoded by the coding sequence GTGAATCTCGCGCGGCTGGACCTGAACCTGCTGGTGACCTTGGATGCGTTGTTGCAGCAACGCAGCGTCACCCGGGCAGCAGACCAGGTCGGGCTGAGTCAGCCCGCAGTCTCAGCCCAGCTGGCACGATTGCGCAGGCACTTCCACGACGAACTGCTCACCCGGGTCGGCAACCAATATCGGCTCACGCCGCTCGCGGCACAGCTCGCGGAGCGCGTTCGGGTTGCCCTGTCCGGGGTCGAACGGGTCTTCGCAGCTGATCCCGTCTTCGACCCGGCCGCAGCGACCCGAGAGTTTTCGATGGTCGTCAGCGATTACAGCATCGTCGTCCTCGGCGCACAGATCGCGGCGCTGCTTGCCGCGGAGGCGCCCGGCTGCCGGCTGCGGCTGACCGCCAACACGCCGCGGCAGATCGACATGGTCGACCAAGTGTTGGTCAACACCGATCTGCTGCTGATGCCACACGGATTCCTGGAGGGGTTGTCGTATCGCGACGTCTACTCCGACGAGTGGGTCTGTCTCGTGTCCGCCGACAACGACGACGTGGGCGCGGAACTGACGGTTGGGCAACTGCAGACCATGCCCTGGGTGCTCACCTATCACGGGACGACCGCCTCGACACCGGCGGCGCGGCAGATGCGCATGCTCGGCATCGAGCCGCACGTGCAGGTCGTCACCGAAACCTTCCTGACGGTGCCGGTTCTCATCGCCGGGACAAAGCGGGTTGCACTGTTTCAACGGCTGCTCGCCGAAACGATTCCGCAGGACTTAGGGGTGCGTTCGCTGCCGTGCCCGTTTGCGGCCGGTCCGCTGCTGGAGGCGATGTGGTGGCATCCGATCCACGACGACGATCCCGAACACCGCTACCTGCGTGATGTCGTCGACCGCGCGGCAGCCGGGCTCAGGACATAA
- a CDS encoding DUF2637 domain-containing protein: MTDLALTSSTDTVRTSDPGAVTPKSRAHGFFWTVLATAATVSITGNATQALLHDTALPVVAAAVAVIPPLALLAAVHGVTVLARAHTATRATRWVATAMTVLIATGAFWLSFTALRSLAITAGVPQAEAWLWPVIIEGSILLTAPNPLRQRRSWCGSRWRSP; encoded by the coding sequence ATGACCGACCTCGCTCTCACCTCGTCCACGGACACCGTGCGGACGTCGGATCCCGGGGCGGTCACACCGAAATCGCGTGCGCACGGCTTCTTCTGGACCGTGCTCGCTACAGCCGCCACCGTCAGTATCACCGGCAACGCCACCCAAGCCCTCCTGCATGACACCGCCCTGCCGGTCGTGGCCGCCGCGGTCGCGGTGATCCCGCCCTTGGCGCTGCTGGCCGCAGTCCACGGGGTAACGGTCCTCGCGCGTGCGCACACCGCGACCCGCGCCACCAGGTGGGTCGCGACCGCGATGACCGTCCTCATCGCCACCGGCGCATTCTGGCTGTCGTTCACCGCGCTCCGGTCCCTGGCGATCACCGCTGGAGTACCCCAGGCAGAAGCGTGGCTGTGGCCCGTCATCATCGAAGGGTCCATTCTGTTGACTGCACCAAATCCCTTGCGGCAACGAAGGAGTTGGTGTGGCAGCAGATGGCGATCTCCGTAG
- a CDS encoding tyrosine-type recombinase/integrase, translating into MTTSSHSPVTADTLAAARLLLTQMGISPADLVHPGTTVPTFAEVIPKVRARLSPGTLRTYDTHFTHLLTHWAERRLDEPEKAEFEDMARRIQAEARTNRASRGGTGAAENFVSALRCVYRFAEDSGWIRPVDNPARRIARPTRRPSHRYAIPSNQLAEIWTTAATTGDDPDLDALVLRLHIETACRRSGSLALRPHDLDPDQCLIFLREKDGSDRWQPVSPTLMRGLLEHAAERESPRSEQLLRYRNGKPITSRRYDHIWARVGEELPWVAAQGVSMHWLRHTTLTWVERTFSYAVARAYAGHRGKNAGVTATYVKAHLHEIAAALAVLTGESHPLAPAYRHDRTDRPHAAQPATGGTRS; encoded by the coding sequence ATGACGACCTCCAGCCACTCGCCCGTAACGGCCGACACCCTCGCCGCAGCACGGTTGCTGCTGACCCAGATGGGGATCTCTCCCGCCGATCTCGTCCACCCCGGCACCACGGTGCCGACCTTCGCCGAGGTCATTCCGAAGGTGCGGGCACGGCTGTCGCCGGGCACGCTGCGCACCTACGACACTCATTTCACCCATCTGCTCACCCACTGGGCCGAGCGGCGTCTGGACGAACCGGAGAAGGCCGAGTTCGAGGACATGGCCCGCCGCATCCAGGCCGAGGCCCGCACCAACCGGGCCTCGCGCGGCGGCACCGGCGCCGCCGAGAACTTCGTCAGCGCCCTGCGGTGTGTCTACCGCTTCGCCGAGGACTCGGGCTGGATCCGGCCCGTCGACAACCCCGCCCGCCGGATCGCCCGCCCGACGCGCCGCCCATCACACCGCTACGCCATCCCGTCGAATCAGCTGGCCGAGATCTGGACCACCGCCGCGACCACCGGCGACGACCCCGACCTCGACGCGCTGGTCCTGCGCCTGCACATCGAAACCGCCTGCCGCCGTAGCGGTTCCCTCGCCCTGCGTCCGCACGATCTCGACCCCGACCAGTGCCTGATCTTCCTACGGGAGAAGGATGGCAGCGACCGGTGGCAACCGGTGTCACCGACCCTGATGCGCGGCTTACTGGAACACGCGGCCGAACGCGAGAGCCCACGCTCGGAACAGTTGCTGCGCTACCGCAATGGCAAACCCATCACTTCCCGCCGCTACGACCACATCTGGGCTCGCGTCGGGGAGGAACTGCCGTGGGTCGCCGCCCAGGGCGTCAGCATGCATTGGCTGCGCCACACCACCCTCACCTGGGTGGAACGCACCTTCAGCTACGCCGTCGCCCGCGCATACGCCGGACACCGCGGCAAGAACGCCGGAGTCACCGCCACCTACGTCAAAGCCCACCTGCACGAGATCGCCGCAGCACTCGCTGTACTCACCGGCGAATCCCATCCACTCGCCCCCGCCTACCGCCACGACCGGACGGACCGTCCGCACGCCGCCCAGCCCGCCACTGGAGGAACCCGCTCATGA
- a CDS encoding recombinase family protein, which yields MPSESNEWAVLDELLGLVPETVESAADQQFAFYGRCSTEDNQDPESSYRWQRGNAEKFVSEASIVADYFDIGQSRSVPWHRRREAARLLADLKNPARGWTAIVVGEGTRCWFGNQFSLVAPRLQAHGVEVWVPELGGRFDPRNVTHSMMVSMLGGLSESERQHVQQRTRASMDAQVLNEGRHQGGHPPYGYIVVDGPPHPNPNRASDGLKLRIPSLDVSTAPVVQRIFRDYLAGRGDKAIAIALNREGVPCPSAHRPEQNRHRAKDGWQAGTVAAILQNPRYTGYAVFGRWTKHEELLDPDDAAAGNVTRFRRSPTHRIIRSKNPAHPAIISVEIFTQAQLLRRQRAGGGNRTRAKLERNRASSGLRPYLLSGLVRCAGCSRKMQAELVRDAVYYRCRAKTIAPAVRSCKTTPGQ from the coding sequence ATGCCCAGCGAGTCCAACGAGTGGGCCGTGCTCGACGAACTGTTGGGACTCGTCCCCGAAACCGTCGAAAGCGCCGCTGATCAACAGTTCGCGTTCTACGGGCGCTGCTCGACCGAGGACAATCAAGATCCGGAGAGCTCGTATCGGTGGCAGCGGGGCAACGCGGAAAAGTTCGTGTCCGAAGCGTCCATCGTCGCCGACTACTTCGACATCGGCCAATCGCGGTCGGTGCCATGGCACCGCCGCCGGGAAGCCGCGCGGCTACTTGCGGATCTGAAGAATCCCGCACGAGGGTGGACGGCGATCGTTGTCGGTGAGGGGACTCGGTGCTGGTTCGGTAACCAGTTCAGTTTGGTTGCGCCGCGCCTGCAGGCGCATGGGGTGGAGGTGTGGGTGCCGGAACTCGGCGGGCGCTTCGACCCGCGCAATGTCACGCACTCGATGATGGTGAGCATGCTCGGCGGGCTGAGTGAGTCCGAACGCCAGCATGTTCAGCAACGCACCCGCGCCAGTATGGACGCTCAAGTCCTCAACGAAGGCCGACACCAAGGCGGTCACCCGCCCTACGGGTACATCGTGGTCGACGGTCCGCCGCACCCGAACCCCAACCGCGCCTCCGACGGATTGAAGCTGCGGATCCCTTCCCTCGACGTGAGCACCGCGCCGGTGGTGCAACGGATCTTTCGTGACTACCTCGCTGGCCGCGGAGATAAGGCGATCGCCATCGCTCTGAACCGGGAGGGGGTGCCGTGTCCGTCAGCGCATCGACCGGAGCAGAACAGGCATCGCGCCAAGGACGGTTGGCAGGCCGGAACGGTTGCCGCGATTCTCCAGAATCCCCGCTACACCGGCTACGCTGTGTTCGGACGATGGACCAAGCACGAAGAACTTCTCGATCCCGACGACGCTGCCGCCGGTAACGTCACCCGGTTCCGGCGCTCGCCCACCCACCGCATCATTCGCTCGAAGAACCCCGCGCATCCGGCCATCATTTCGGTAGAGATCTTCACCCAGGCTCAACTGCTGCGGCGCCAGCGGGCGGGCGGCGGCAACCGCACACGCGCCAAGCTCGAACGCAACAGAGCATCCAGCGGTCTGCGTCCGTATCTACTGAGCGGCCTCGTGCGCTGCGCGGGTTGTAGTCGAAAGATGCAGGCGGAGTTGGTTCGTGACGCCGTGTACTACCGATGCCGCGCCAAGACCATCGCCCCCGCAGTCCGGTCCTGCAAGACCACCCCCGGACAGTGA
- a CDS encoding TetR/AcrR family transcriptional regulator — translation MRADAVRNHRRILDAAAQLLAERGLEVTLDDIAAAADIGVGTVYRRYPNKHALVIELFVAQLDELIDTAEAAVLDPNPWHGLTRFLELTCEMVAGNRGFATIMTELQDGATLFEEHRGRLLPAVEALLRRGKTAGSVRPEVELADVLAVIGMVHAMTVWTGPVDPDNWRRYLIFLLNGIRTATEPELPLTTPALTEEQMNEARVALVRRRK, via the coding sequence ATGCGGGCCGACGCCGTACGAAATCATCGAAGAATTCTGGACGCCGCCGCGCAGTTGCTCGCCGAGCGTGGTCTCGAGGTCACTCTCGACGACATAGCCGCCGCGGCGGATATCGGGGTGGGAACGGTCTACCGGCGCTACCCGAACAAGCATGCGTTGGTCATCGAACTGTTCGTAGCGCAGCTCGACGAGCTCATCGACACGGCCGAGGCGGCGGTCCTCGATCCGAATCCGTGGCACGGATTGACCCGATTCTTGGAACTGACCTGTGAAATGGTGGCGGGAAACCGCGGTTTCGCCACGATTATGACCGAATTGCAGGACGGCGCAACACTTTTCGAGGAGCATCGGGGCAGGCTGCTACCGGCCGTGGAGGCACTGCTGCGGCGAGGCAAAACGGCCGGATCGGTACGGCCAGAGGTGGAGTTGGCCGACGTCCTCGCCGTCATCGGGATGGTGCACGCGATGACGGTGTGGACCGGCCCGGTCGATCCGGACAACTGGCGGCGATATCTGATCTTCCTGCTCAATGGAATACGGACTGCGACCGAACCCGAACTGCCGCTGACCACACCGGCGCTGACCGAGGAACAGATGAATGAGGCCCGAGTCGCGCTGGTGCGGCGGCGGAAATAG
- a CDS encoding MarR family winged helix-turn-helix transcriptional regulator: protein MTTAPESPSNLDYLTFVDYAVDKANRELPQVDPTAMRMVLTLHRVTSALVYDLESSVHRPRGWSWPGFRILFVLWLAGPTEAKRVAELSGNSRATVSALVNTLERDGLVTREKAEHDRRAVQITLTDRGLDAIADAFREHNRRESAWAGTLTKPEQTIFIGLLEKLMHGMTEVAEKRRS from the coding sequence ATGACCACGGCTCCGGAATCCCCCAGCAACCTCGACTACCTGACCTTCGTCGACTACGCGGTGGACAAGGCCAATCGGGAACTCCCCCAGGTCGACCCGACGGCGATGCGGATGGTACTGACGCTGCACCGGGTGACCAGCGCACTGGTCTACGACCTGGAATCCTCGGTGCACCGGCCACGCGGCTGGAGCTGGCCTGGCTTCCGCATCCTCTTCGTGCTGTGGCTGGCCGGTCCCACGGAGGCCAAGCGCGTGGCCGAACTTTCCGGCAACAGCCGGGCCACGGTGTCGGCACTGGTCAACACCCTGGAACGCGACGGCCTGGTGACCCGGGAAAAGGCTGAGCACGATCGGCGGGCGGTGCAGATCACACTGACCGATCGCGGCCTCGACGCCATCGCCGACGCCTTCCGCGAGCACAATCGGCGCGAAAGCGCCTGGGCCGGAACCCTGACCAAACCGGAGCAGACGATCTTCATCGGCCTATTGGAGAAGCTCATGCACGGCATGACCGAGGTGGCCGAGAAGCGCCGCAGCTGA